A part of Candida albicans SC5314 chromosome 2, complete sequence genomic DNA contains:
- the RPS8A gene encoding 40S ribosomal protein eS8 (Small 40S ribosomal subunit protein; induced by ciclopirox olamine; repressed upon phagocytosis by murine macrophage; 5'-UTR intron; Hap43-induced; Spider biofilm repressed) — MGISRDSRHKRSATGAKRAQFRKKRKFELGRQPANTKIGPKRIHSVRTRGGNQKFRALRVETGNFSWGSEGVSRKTRIAGVVYHPSNNELVRTNTLTKSAVVQIDATPFRQWYENHYGATLGKKKGGAHAAHAAEVADAKRSRKVERKLAARSGAAAIESAVDSQFGSGRLYAVISSRPGQSGRCDGYILEGEELAFYLRRLTAKK, encoded by the coding sequence ATGGGTATTTCTAGAGATTCACGTCACAAAAGATCCGCCACTGGTGCCAAAAGAGCCCAATTCAGAAAGAAGAGAAAGTTTGAATTAGGTAGACAACCAGCCAACACCAAGATTGGTCCAAAAAGAATTCACTCTGTCAGAACCAGAGGTGGTAACCAAAAATTCAGAGCTTTGAGAGTTGAAACCGGTAACTTCTCTTGGGGTTCCGAAGGTGTTTCCAGAAAAACCAGAATTGCTGGTGTCGTTTACCATCCATCTAATAACGAATTGGTTAGAACCAACACCTTGACCAAATCTGCTGTTGTTCAAATTGATGCTACTCCATTCAGACAATGGTACGAAAACCACTACGGTGCTACTTTAGGTAAAAAGAAGGGTGGTGCTCATGCTGCTCACGCTGCTGAAGTTGCCGATGCCAAGAGATCAAGAAAAGTCGAAAGAAAATTGGCTGCTAGATCTGGTGCTGCTGCCATTGAATCCGCTGTTGACTCTCAATTCGGTTCTGGTAGATTATACGCTGTCATTTCTTCAAGACCAGGTCAATCTGGTAGATGTGATGGTTACATCTTGGAAGGTGAAGAATTAGCCTTCTACTTGAGAAGATTAACTGCTaagaaataa
- the KTI11 gene encoding Kti11p (Zn-ribbon protein; required for synthesis of diphthamide on translation factor eEF2; involved in modification of wobble nucleosides in tRNAs; rat catheter and Spider biofilm induced), translated as METIYDEIEIEDFTFDPVQQIFQYPCPCGDRFAISLYDMQEGEDIAVCPSCSLMVKVIFEPEDLEEYLEG; from the coding sequence ATGGAAACAATATATGACGAAATAGAGATTGAAGATTTCACATTTGATCCAGTtcaacaaatatttcaatatccATGTCCCTGTGGTGATCGATTTGCCATTAGTTTATATGATATGCAAGAAGGTGAAGATATAGCTGTTTGCCCTAGTTGTTCATTGATGGTTAAAGTGATATTTGAACCTGAAGATTTGGAAGAGTATCTAGAGGGATAA